Proteins encoded in a region of the Fundulus heteroclitus isolate FHET01 chromosome 2, MU-UCD_Fhet_4.1, whole genome shotgun sequence genome:
- the LOC105920984 gene encoding uncharacterized protein LOC105920984 has protein sequence MALSFSFLFWIFLRTICCQPQCIQEPLDDAEFYINATEHIEVQSIECIQIPHEVTFPRDKVTVPYRKILFEGDPLNVVDVKVVSGMDSDTKDIFLIQALPRGEYEYGFKLEWGCNQTYVFPRRIHISVSALRAKPSLSPPPMVEGQRSGLYCRAPYSCSGDVILFLKWQKADGQSTTLDNGFSDYEDFFRYRYASRRRWRHGGRLHIPFNPTADHHNTNITCVAEYDHDIAETTVTLTVKFSPRILNSSHCRVTAEQLICLCISWGNPLPPIFWPLETLTDYSVTSFSIAQRVRSTFTMPAAKYHNNTVKCMSSNELGQAETDILIENSAEDVKPDDSQGSSKGFDSALPWITGVCFTLNLVFVAVIVCIHQRSKNKLKEPFEEVKTYASLRKVDVEEEYSVISPQCK, from the exons ATGGCTTTGTCCTTCTCATttcttttctggatttttctaaGAACCATCTGCTGTCAGCCTCAGTGCATCCAAG AACCCCTTGATGATGCAGAGTTTTACATTAATGCAACAGAGCACATTGAAGTGCAATCAATCGAGTGTATTCAGATTCCACACGAAGTTACTTTTCCACGAGACAAAGTTACGGTCCCATATAGAAAGATCTTATTTGAAGGAGATCCATTGAATGTTGTTGATGTAAAAGTTGTCAGTGGCATGGATTCTGATACAAAAGATATATTCTTAATTCAGGCGCTTCCACGTGGAGAATATGAGTATGGCTTTAAACTTGAATGGGGATGCAATCAAACATATGTTTTCCCCAGAAGGATTCACATTTCCGTTTCTG CATTAAGGGCAAAACCATCTCTTTCTCCCCCCCCAATGGTGGAAGGACAACGTTCAGGACTATATTGCCGGGCTCCTTATTCATGCTCCGGTGATGTGATTTTGTTCTTGAAATGGCAAAAAGCTGATGGACAGTCCACAACATTGGACAATGGTTTCAGTGATTATGAAGATTTCTTCCGGTATAGATATGCATCTAGACGTAGATGGAGACACGGAGGTAGACTCCATATACCTTTTAATCCTACAGCGGATCATCACAATACCAACATCACATGTGTGGCAGAATATGATCATGATATTGCTGAGACAACTGTCACCTTGAcagtgaaat tcTCACCTAGGATCCTAAACAGCTCCCATTGCCGAGTTACAGCAGAGCAGCTGATTTGTCTGTGCATCAGTTGGGGCAATCCTCTTCCACCAATCTTTTGGCCTTTGGAAACCCTCACAGATTACTCAGTCACTAGTTTTAGCATTGCTCAGAGAGTAAGAAGCACCTTCACCATGCCTGCAGCTAAATATCACAATAACACGGTCAAATGCATGAGCAGCAATGAACTTGGTCAGGCCGAAACTGATATTCTGATTGAAAACTCTGCAGAGGATGTCAAGCCAGACG attctcAAGGATCAAGCAAAGGGTTTGACTCGGCTCTTCCCTGGATAACCGGAGTGTGTTTCACTCTAAATCTGGTCTTTGTTGCCGTCATCGTCTGTATTCATCAAAG AAGTAAAAATAAGCTCAAGGAACCATTTGAAGAAGTAAAGACATATGCATCTTTGAGAAAGGTTGATGTGGAGGAAGAGTACAGCGTTATTTCCCCACAGTGTAAATAG